In a single window of the Cryptomeria japonica unplaced genomic scaffold, Sugi_1.0 HiC_scaffold_38, whole genome shotgun sequence genome:
- the LOC131862176 gene encoding uncharacterized protein LOC131862176, with translation MDENRRGAKIGFSGCPYGEIRKQGLQHYERGAHVTSFGLIKQTSLRRYGHGIWLLRPHRCPIHEADSKDNSKDEDVNVDEEKQTEIPNENMDEEDEIKEENNKSENEADSQDNSKDEDVNVDEEKQTEIPNENMDEEEEIKEENNKSESEH, from the exons ATGGATGAGAACAGGAGAGGAGCGAAAATTGGTTTCAGTGGCTGTCCATACGGTGAGATTCGGAAGCAGGGTCTTCAGCATTACGAAAGAGGCGCACATGTGACCAGTTTTGGTCTGATAAAACAGACTTCTTTGAGACGGTACGGCCATGGAATATGGTTGCTGAGGCCGCACAGGTGCCCAATCC atGAGGCTGACTCCAAGGATAATTCTAAGGATGAGGATGTTAATGTGGATGAGGAAAAACAGACTGAAATCCCTAATGAGAACATGGACGAAGAAGACgaaattaaagaagaaaacaacaaatcgGAAA atGAGGCTGACTCTCAGGATAATTCTAAGGATGAGGATGTTAATGTGGATGAGGAAAAACAGACTGAAATCCCTAATGAGAACATGGACGAAGAAgaggaaattaaagaagaaaacaacaaatcgGAAAGTGAACATTAG